In Indicator indicator isolate 239-I01 chromosome 16, UM_Iind_1.1, whole genome shotgun sequence, one genomic interval encodes:
- the CTXN2 gene encoding cortexin-2, protein MMNSNYCSNTSASMSVNEVSAFPLTLEQKTGFAFVGILCVFLGLLIIRCFKILLDPYSSMPSSTWEDEVEGLDKGTFEYALA, encoded by the coding sequence ATGATGAACAGTAATTACTGCAGCAACACTTCAGCCAGCATGAGTGTCAACGAAGTGTCTGCCTTCCCTCTGACTTTAGAGCAAAAAACTGGGTTTGCCTTTGTGGggattttgtgtgttttcttggGACTTCTAATTATCAGATGTTTCAAAATCTTGCTAGACCCCTACAGTAGCATGCCTTCTTCTACATGGGAAGATGAAGTTGAAGGGTTGGATAAAGGAACATTTGAATATGCTCTTGCATGA